Proteins from a genomic interval of Dryobates pubescens isolate bDryPub1 chromosome 7, bDryPub1.pri, whole genome shotgun sequence:
- the EDNRB gene encoding endothelin receptor type B: MPAARPWRLPALLLLLPLLSCRAEADDSLRPPGQGRLSPPAAADAVPLTAGTPALRGAEPNTSRTAALPKGVGGQAGGRPRSASPPMCTGQTEIKETFKYINTVVSCLVFVLGIIGNSTLLRIIYKNKCMRNGPNILIASLALGDLLHIIIDIPINVYKLLAEDWPFGVEMCKLVPFIQKASVGITVLSLCALSIDRYRAVASWSRIKGIGVPKWTAVEIVLIWVISVILAVPEAIAFDMITMEYRGKDLRICLLHPTQKTSFMMFYKQAKDWWLFSFYFCLPLAITAFFYTLMTCEMLRKKSGMQIALNDHLKQRREVAKTVFCLVLVFALCWLPLHLSRILKLTIYDQKDPNRCELLSFFLVMDYIGINMASLNSCINPIALYLVSKRFQNCFKSCLCCWCQSKDLLSLEERQSCLKFKANDHGYDNFRSSNKYSSS, encoded by the exons ATGCCCGCTGCCCGGCCCTGGAGGCTGCCcgccctcctcctgctgctcccgcTTCTCAGCTGCCGCGCCGAGGCCGACGACTCCCTGCGTCCGCcgggccagggcaggctgagcccGCCGGCGGCGGCCGACGCCGTTCCTCTGACTGCCGGGACCCCCGCGCTGCGGGGCGCCGAGCCCAACACCTCCCGCACGGCCGCCCTGCCTAAGGGAGTGGGGGGGCAGGCTGGCGGACGCCCGCGCTCGGCCTCGCCCCCCATGTGTACGGGGCAAACGGAGATCAAGGAGACTTTCAAGTACATCAACACGGTGGTGTCCTGCCTCGTCTTCGTCCTGGGCATCATCGGCAACTCCACACTGCTGCGGATCATCTACAAGAACAAGTGCATGAGGAATGGTCCAAACATCCTCATCGCCAGTCTGGCCCTGGGCGACCTGCTTCATATTATCATCGACATCCCCATCAACGTTTACAAG CTGCTTGCAGAGGACTGGCCCTTTGGTGTCGAAATGTGCAAATTAGTACCCTTCATTCAAAAGGCATCAGTGGGCATCACAGTGTTGAGTTTGTGTGCCCTCAGTATAGATAG GTACCGAGCAGTTGCTTCTTGGAGTCGTATTAAAGGGATTGGCGTGCCAAAATGGACTGCTGTTGAAATTGTACTGATCTGGGTTATATCGGTGATACTGGCTGTTCCAGAAGCTATTGCATTTGACATGATTACAATGGAGTACAGAGGAAAGGATCTTAGAATCTGCCTGCTTCACCCCACGCAGAAAACATCCTTTATGATG tTTTACAAGCAGGCTAAGGACTGGTGGCTGTTtagcttttatttctgtttgccGCTGGCTATCACAGCATTTTTCTACACTCTCATGACCTGTGAGATGTTACGAAAGAAAAGTGGGATGCAGATTGCTCTAAATGACCACTTAAAACAG AGACGTGAGGTGGCCAAAACTGTGTTCTGTCTGGTACTTGTTTTTGCCTTGTGTTGGCTCCCACTTCACTTAAGCAGAATACTGAAACTCACTATTTATGATCAGAAGGACCCCAACAGATGTGAACTGCTAAG TTTTTTTCTTGTGATGGACTACATTGGTATTAATATGGCTTCACTTAATTCCTGCATCAATCCAATAGCTCTGTACTTGGTGAGCAAAAGATTCCAAAACTGCTTTAAG TCGTGCTTGTGTTGCTGGTGTCAATCCAAAGATCTGTTGTCCCTGGAGGAAAGGCAGTCCTGCTTAAAGTTCAAAGCTAATGATCACGGATATGATAATTTCCGCTCCAGTAACAAGTACAGCTCTTCATAA